A window of Pyrobaculum aerophilum str. IM2 contains these coding sequences:
- a CDS encoding SPL family radical SAM protein: MRISLSVVRPFDPWGNPLCTCPFKYGLNPYTGCGHGCLYCYITSYIPDAFNPRPKEDLLDKVRRDLEKIPKGAVVSLSNSSDPYTPPEARLGLTRRVLQMLLERGYKVLIVTKSPLVLRDLDIFQRHRGRVAVQITITTLREELASVLEPGAPRPAGRLDAVRRLSEAGVPVAVRLDPLIPLLNDDVDNIEEVVSKAAEAGAKHLVASTYKAKRDNFARLAKAFPDKALTWRRMYFQEGQYFHGQWYAPREYRRRILALVAEYARRHGLQFNICREEFADLNTPGAHCDGSHLLS, encoded by the coding sequence ATGCGCATATCGCTTAGCGTCGTCAGGCCCTTTGACCCCTGGGGCAACCCCCTCTGCACCTGCCCCTTTAAATACGGCCTCAACCCCTACACCGGCTGCGGCCACGGGTGTCTTTACTGCTACATCACGTCGTATATACCAGATGCCTTCAATCCCCGGCCCAAGGAGGACCTATTGGATAAAGTGAGGCGGGATCTGGAAAAAATTCCAAAAGGCGCCGTGGTGTCCCTATCTAACTCTTCCGACCCCTACACCCCTCCAGAGGCGAGGCTGGGGCTGACCCGGAGGGTATTGCAAATGCTCTTGGAGAGGGGGTACAAGGTGCTTATAGTGACGAAGTCCCCCCTCGTCCTCCGGGATTTAGACATCTTCCAAAGACACAGGGGGCGTGTGGCGGTGCAGATCACAATCACCACGCTTAGAGAAGAGCTGGCGTCGGTATTAGAGCCTGGGGCGCCGCGGCCCGCGGGGAGGCTTGACGCCGTAAGGCGCCTTTCGGAGGCTGGAGTGCCCGTCGCAGTGAGGCTTGACCCCTTAATTCCCTTGCTCAACGACGACGTGGACAATATTGAGGAGGTGGTGTCAAAAGCCGCTGAGGCCGGGGCTAAACATCTCGTCGCCAGTACGTATAAGGCCAAGAGAGATAACTTTGCCCGCCTGGCAAAGGCCTTTCCAGACAAAGCACTCACGTGGCGGAGGATGTACTTCCAAGAGGGGCAGTACTTCCACGGACAGTGGTACGCGCCGAGGGAGTACAGGAGGAGAATCCTGGCGCTTGTGGCTGAATACGCCAGGCGCCACGGCCTCCAGTTCAACATCTGCCGGGAGGAGTTCGCCGATTTGAACACACCAGGTGCGCACTGCGACGGAAGCCACCTCCTATCCTAG
- a CDS encoding RAD55 family ATPase, whose translation MGFKTGIDPVDEQIPDGIPPGYVVLIEGFLGVGKTFFASTIAATAARAGAPVLFFAIDALADEVLEELKSHGGPADRVIVVDGFVAPGERLAKLKPTFRHRLETPDAYALVNKLAEFAGDFRGGVVVVDSLNEVLIRSPGSALDVFRAFKIFARHTDSIVVATAHTDVEEVYGVLATSVHLADVVIQIEVDPNLEEMGLYVRRMRISRARRLKVAHDWIHFEIVNGRVAEIDVKTMLKMLSKQLRELGIEVGQRR comes from the coding sequence ATGGGTTTTAAGACGGGAATTGATCCAGTAGACGAGCAGATTCCCGATGGCATCCCCCCTGGCTACGTGGTCCTAATTGAGGGCTTCCTCGGAGTGGGGAAGACTTTCTTCGCCTCAACTATAGCGGCGACGGCGGCAAGGGCAGGGGCGCCCGTTTTGTTCTTCGCCATTGACGCGCTGGCAGACGAGGTTTTAGAGGAGTTAAAAAGCCACGGGGGGCCGGCGGACCGGGTAATAGTTGTTGACGGATTTGTCGCGCCCGGCGAGCGGCTGGCCAAGTTGAAGCCGACGTTTAGACACAGGCTTGAGACGCCTGACGCCTACGCCTTGGTGAATAAGCTGGCTGAATTCGCCGGGGATTTCAGAGGGGGCGTCGTCGTGGTGGACTCGCTTAACGAAGTGTTGATAAGAAGCCCGGGGTCTGCGCTAGACGTGTTCCGCGCCTTTAAGATCTTTGCCAGGCATACCGACTCCATAGTCGTGGCTACTGCGCATACAGACGTGGAGGAGGTATACGGCGTGTTGGCTACATCCGTCCACTTGGCAGACGTGGTTATACAAATAGAGGTGGATCCCAACTTGGAGGAGATGGGGCTGTACGTGAGGCGTATGAGGATATCTAGGGCGAGGAGGCTTAAGGTTGCCCACGACTGGATACATTTTGAAATTGTCAACGGACGCGTGGCCGAGATAGACGTCAAGACCATGTTGAAAATGCTTAGCAAACAGCTGAGAGAGCTGGGGATAGAGGTGGGGCAGAGGAGATAG